The window GAAACAGGTACAGAACCTTATCTTGAAGGAGTTTATTTAGCGGGAGAAATTTCTGAAAACTCTACACCTGAAGCAATGACGGAAGCCGTTTATCAGAAAACCAAAGAGCTTTTGGCAACAGATAAATTGTTTACGCTTTTTGGTGGGGAACATTCAGTTTCTATCGGTTCGATTCGTGCGGTAGGAGAAAAATTTGAAAATCTAACAATTTTGCAGTTAGATGCTCACACAGATTTACGTCCGGAATTCCATGGTTCTACTTCTAATCACGCTTGTGCGGTTTTTGAAGCGAATCAGAAGCATAATTTAGTTCAGGTTGGAATCCGTTCTATGGATGTTGAGGAAGTTGAATATTTGCCTGAAGGAAGAGTATTTTTCGCACACGAAATTGCTAACAACGAAAACTGGGTAAATGATGTTTTAGAAAAAGTTTCAGGAAACGTTTATATTACGATTGATTTGGATGCTTTTGACCCATCAATCGCTCCATCTACAGGAA is drawn from Chryseobacterium muglaense and contains these coding sequences:
- the speB gene encoding agmatinase; the protein is MKTYAGIPEENASLENSKVVLVTVPYDGTSTWGKGADKGPELFLDASENMELYDIETGTEPYLEGVYLAGEISENSTPEAMTEAVYQKTKELLATDKLFTLFGGEHSVSIGSIRAVGEKFENLTILQLDAHTDLRPEFHGSTSNHACAVFEANQKHNLVQVGIRSMDVEEVEYLPEGRVFFAHEIANNENWVNDVLEKVSGNVYITIDLDAFDPSIAPSTGTPEPGGLQWYPTLELLRKVFEKCNVVAFDIVELMDSAYSKPSAFLAAKLYYKMLAYYHINKD